From the Limosilactobacillus panis genome, one window contains:
- a CDS encoding LysR family transcriptional regulator: MNTRDLQYFVALVKYKNYTQVAKHFKVSQPTITQSIQRLEREFNTKLIRKDKVHRDEMVTRSGMMLFENAKVINKKISLMHQEISRANQRQIRFGLPPIIGKMYISKIVQQTPGNIMQRLKIVSVGSHELLNRLQEGKIDIAVLGSNHLINQPGIFASLITTRPYNIIVSDQNPLAKRKAVFFKELANEYFINYDQQYIHHAALQAYCAYAGINPQMGDYQVPDISWVKELVRQDLGISLMAKDALQNEPGIVSIAIKDPLPEKFTISVATREGYVLTPDETAFVEELKGIK; this comes from the coding sequence ATGAATACCCGTGACCTCCAATATTTTGTGGCCCTGGTGAAATACAAGAATTACACCCAGGTAGCAAAGCATTTCAAGGTGTCACAGCCAACAATCACCCAGTCGATTCAGCGGCTGGAGCGTGAATTTAACACGAAACTCATTCGTAAAGATAAGGTCCACCGCGACGAGATGGTCACCCGGAGTGGGATGATGCTGTTTGAAAACGCTAAGGTGATTAATAAGAAAATTTCGCTAATGCACCAGGAAATCAGCCGGGCCAACCAGCGGCAGATTCGCTTCGGCCTCCCGCCCATCATCGGTAAAATGTACATCTCAAAGATTGTCCAGCAGACTCCGGGAAACATCATGCAGCGGTTGAAAATTGTATCAGTCGGGTCCCACGAACTACTGAACCGCCTGCAAGAGGGGAAGATTGACATTGCTGTTTTAGGGTCCAACCACCTGATCAACCAGCCAGGAATCTTTGCCAGCCTGATCACGACCCGGCCTTATAACATCATTGTCAGTGACCAAAACCCCCTTGCTAAGCGCAAGGCGGTCTTCTTTAAGGAGCTGGCTAACGAGTACTTTATCAACTATGACCAGCAGTATATCCACCATGCCGCCTTGCAAGCGTATTGCGCATATGCCGGAATCAATCCCCAGATGGGTGACTACCAGGTTCCTGACATCTCCTGGGTAAAGGAACTTGTCCGCCAGGATCTCGGAATCAGCCTGATGGCTAAGGATGCCTTGCAAAACGAACCCGGGATTGTCTCTATTGCGATTAAGGACCCGCTTCCGGAAAAGTTTACAATCTCGGTTGCCACTCGTGAGGGCTATGTTTTGACCCCCGACGAGACCGCCTTTGTAGAGGAATTGAAAGGGATTAAGTGA
- the citG gene encoding triphosphoribosyl-dephospho-CoA synthase CitG: protein MKNIFTNGEKQDIPAVLANKDHRAAVQRRLVADYSEMTVVAAKLNIPGPIKNNPAIKEFFIVGLNQLERQWRQAGILFYQKGQWLDAGTGPERFYLVKAAAPVVKTATTAFEEAGASNRLFDLDVLVKEDGQVRPLSRADSGQPARRCFVCGRPAKECGRSRRHSVAELQAAVNKLIVAALTVARRSVASDRLVQFAQRALMYEVMAWPKPGLVDPVEHGAHPDMDAFTFINSAVSLRRYLHQAAEVGMNANTADYPLMFNELREFGKVAEQDMFAATKGVNTHKGAVFSLGILVMATAASWRKLGQVDLADIQAVVKDALVDLVKDDLKKLPDAEDETAGEQQYRKYGLTGIRGEAQAGYPTVFQYGLPTMLKTTGNWNTRIVQALLVLARHTEDSTLIKRAGGPAILQWKDKQVDECLAVGGTTTAAGRALLNDLEQEFSRRHLSLGGTADLVILTVFLTFVKEELADGLSNE, encoded by the coding sequence ATGAAGAACATTTTTACAAACGGGGAAAAACAGGATATTCCGGCTGTCTTAGCCAATAAGGACCACCGGGCAGCTGTCCAACGCCGCCTGGTAGCTGACTATTCAGAAATGACCGTGGTGGCGGCCAAACTTAACATTCCTGGGCCCATCAAGAATAACCCGGCCATCAAGGAGTTCTTTATTGTGGGGCTCAACCAACTTGAACGCCAGTGGCGACAAGCTGGGATCCTCTTTTACCAGAAGGGCCAGTGGCTTGATGCCGGAACCGGGCCCGAGCGCTTTTACCTGGTGAAGGCGGCCGCTCCCGTTGTTAAGACAGCGACGACAGCCTTTGAGGAGGCAGGTGCCAGTAACCGTCTCTTTGACCTTGATGTGTTGGTCAAGGAAGATGGCCAGGTTCGGCCCCTCTCCCGGGCAGACTCTGGTCAGCCGGCCCGGCGGTGCTTTGTCTGTGGGCGACCGGCTAAGGAGTGTGGACGGTCCCGTCGCCACTCAGTGGCAGAACTCCAGGCGGCAGTTAATAAGCTGATTGTCGCGGCGTTGACGGTGGCGCGCCGGTCTGTAGCCAGTGACCGTTTAGTTCAGTTTGCCCAGCGGGCCCTCATGTATGAAGTGATGGCTTGGCCCAAACCGGGCTTGGTTGACCCGGTCGAACACGGTGCCCATCCTGACATGGATGCCTTTACCTTCATTAATAGCGCTGTTTCTCTCCGCAGATACCTCCACCAGGCCGCGGAAGTGGGGATGAATGCCAATACGGCCGACTACCCACTGATGTTTAACGAACTGCGTGAATTTGGCAAGGTCGCTGAACAGGACATGTTTGCGGCCACCAAGGGGGTCAATACCCACAAGGGGGCCGTCTTTTCTCTCGGCATTCTGGTAATGGCTACCGCAGCGAGCTGGCGCAAGTTGGGGCAGGTTGACCTGGCCGATATTCAGGCGGTAGTTAAGGACGCGCTGGTTGACCTGGTTAAGGATGATTTGAAGAAGCTGCCGGATGCGGAAGATGAGACCGCCGGTGAGCAGCAGTACCGTAAGTACGGACTGACGGGGATCCGTGGGGAGGCTCAGGCCGGTTACCCGACCGTCTTTCAGTATGGCCTGCCGACGATGCTTAAGACTACCGGAAACTGGAATACGCGGATCGTGCAGGCCCTCCTGGTCCTTGCCCGCCACACTGAGGATTCGACCCTGATTAAGCGGGCCGGGGGCCCTGCCATCTTGCAGTGGAAGGATAAGCAGGTTGACGAATGCCTGGCCGTTGGAGGGACTACCACTGCAGCAGGTCGGGCATTGTTGAATGACCTGGAACAAGAATTTAGTCGTCGTCACCTTAGCCTGGGTGGAACGGCCGACTTAGTCATCTTGACGGTTTTCTTGACATTCGTAAAGGAGGAATTAGCTGATGGACTTTCAAACGAGTGA
- a CDS encoding alpha/beta fold hydrolase: MDFQTSDGIQLNYQVAGSGQPVVLIHGFGGYQQIWCLQVPELVQQGYQVITYDQRNHGVSGHTPDLDSVDRLIDDLHELLVGLKIDRPFLIGHSMGAAEIYGFLKQYPDFPLRGAIAVDQSPKMINTLQWHYGYMDITRASYRLKLREHGNVRETLNGVPKQVLDKLAPEKAMFPFVRAENLPLLYDHAKRDRRSAIEGAKVPLLLVTANQSPYFDGRFADVMQAANPDFVSHQAIDQTGHVVMAEQAGRFNQVMDEFLKENK, from the coding sequence ATGGACTTTCAAACGAGTGATGGTATCCAACTCAATTACCAGGTCGCGGGTAGTGGACAGCCGGTCGTCCTGATCCACGGCTTTGGTGGCTACCAGCAGATTTGGTGCCTGCAGGTCCCGGAATTGGTTCAACAGGGCTACCAAGTGATTACCTATGATCAGCGGAACCACGGGGTGTCAGGGCATACCCCGGACCTGGATTCAGTTGACCGACTGATTGATGACCTCCATGAACTATTAGTGGGTTTAAAAATTGACCGGCCCTTTTTGATTGGCCACTCGATGGGGGCGGCAGAGATTTATGGCTTCCTAAAGCAGTACCCCGATTTTCCGCTTCGGGGGGCAATTGCGGTTGACCAATCACCGAAGATGATCAATACACTACAGTGGCACTATGGCTACATGGACATCACCCGCGCCTCCTACCGGTTGAAATTAAGAGAACACGGGAATGTCCGCGAAACCTTGAACGGGGTGCCAAAACAGGTGCTGGATAAGTTGGCACCTGAGAAGGCCATGTTTCCCTTCGTGCGGGCAGAAAACCTTCCCCTGTTGTATGACCACGCCAAAAGGGATCGGCGGTCGGCAATTGAAGGGGCAAAGGTTCCATTGCTACTGGTAACGGCTAATCAGAGCCCGTACTTTGACGGTCGGTTTGCGGACGTGATGCAGGCGGCCAACCCCGATTTTGTATCCCACCAGGCAATTGACCAGACCGGTCACGTGGTGATGGCCGAGCAGGCGGGCCGGTTTAATCAGGTAATGGATGAATTCTTAAAAGAAAATAAGTAG
- the citE gene encoding citrate (pro-3S)-lyase subunit beta, producing the protein MEERLRRTMMFVPGNNAGMVKDAGIYGADSIMFDLEDSVSMSEKDAARMLVYEALQTQDYGDSELVVRVNGIDTPYFKNDVYAMVKAGIEVVRLPKVESAQMMLDLVKVVEEAEKKFGRKPGSTHVMAAIESAKGVLNAPEIAASTDRMIGLALSAEDYTTDMKTHRYPDGAELEFARNMILHAARAAGIAAFDTVFTNMNDIEGFQRETEHIHELGFDGKSLVNPRQIDWVNKVYEPTKKEIENALDVEAAIEEAHQKGSGVISMNGQMVDRPVVLRAQRVIRLAKASNLINEEGEYIEK; encoded by the coding sequence ATGGAAGAACGTTTACGTCGGACCATGATGTTTGTTCCGGGGAACAACGCCGGAATGGTTAAGGATGCTGGTATCTATGGTGCTGACTCCATTATGTTTGACCTGGAAGACTCCGTTTCCATGTCAGAAAAGGATGCTGCGCGGATGCTGGTTTACGAAGCCCTGCAAACCCAAGACTACGGTGACTCCGAATTAGTTGTCCGGGTCAACGGGATTGACACCCCATACTTTAAGAACGATGTTTATGCCATGGTCAAGGCCGGCATCGAAGTCGTTCGTCTGCCCAAGGTTGAATCTGCTCAAATGATGCTCGACCTGGTTAAGGTTGTTGAAGAAGCTGAAAAGAAGTTTGGTCGTAAACCAGGCTCCACTCATGTGATGGCCGCTATCGAAAGTGCCAAGGGTGTTTTGAACGCTCCGGAAATCGCCGCAAGTACCGACCGGATGATTGGTCTGGCCCTCTCTGCCGAGGACTATACTACCGACATGAAGACCCATCGTTACCCAGATGGTGCTGAACTTGAATTTGCCCGCAACATGATCCTCCATGCTGCTCGTGCCGCTGGGATTGCCGCTTTCGATACTGTCTTCACCAATATGAACGATATCGAAGGCTTCCAACGGGAAACTGAACATATCCACGAACTTGGCTTTGACGGTAAGTCCCTTGTTAACCCACGGCAAATCGACTGGGTCAACAAGGTTTACGAACCAACCAAGAAGGAAATTGAAAACGCCCTGGACGTTGAAGCAGCCATTGAGGAAGCTCACCAAAAGGGCTCTGGTGTTATTTCCATGAACGGTCAAATGGTTGACCGCCCAGTTGTATTGCGTGCACAACGGGTTATCCGCTTAGCCAAGGCTTCCAACCTGATTAATGAGGAGGGTGAATACATTGAAAAATAA
- the citC gene encoding [citrate (pro-3S)-lyase] ligase: protein MEIREINIHIKRNFNKWRKFLEKTGITTFSPKETDQVEHTFVWEDDGEIMATGSIAGNVLKYIAVCSKVKGHGETFNQLVSNLVNEAATMGRFHLFVFTKPQYVQSFGYVGFHVLAQVEDGAILEAGTPDVHDYIKGLPHFTDQDDSRIAGVVMNANPFTNGHRYLVEQASRENDHVYVFVVSQEASLFTFDERFKLVEAGCHDLTNVTVVPGDSYMVSYATFPAYFLKDNQDVAHFQAALDAQLFKQQVAGPLNITRRYVGSEPFSKTTDIYNQELTRVLPPDVEVKIIERASNANDDVISATKVRAAIANDELAVVQKYVPQSTLSFVQNNWSDLRARIKEGSLE from the coding sequence ATGGAGATTCGCGAGATCAACATCCATATCAAGCGAAATTTCAATAAGTGGCGGAAGTTCCTGGAGAAGACGGGGATCACCACCTTTTCACCGAAGGAAACGGACCAGGTTGAACACACCTTTGTCTGGGAAGATGACGGGGAAATCATGGCGACCGGTTCAATTGCCGGTAACGTTTTGAAGTACATCGCGGTTTGTTCCAAGGTTAAGGGGCATGGTGAGACCTTCAACCAACTGGTTAGTAATCTAGTCAACGAGGCTGCCACGATGGGGCGCTTCCACCTCTTCGTCTTCACCAAGCCGCAGTATGTGCAAAGCTTTGGCTACGTTGGCTTTCACGTATTAGCTCAGGTGGAAGACGGGGCCATCCTCGAGGCCGGGACCCCGGATGTCCATGATTACATCAAAGGATTGCCTCATTTTACCGACCAGGACGATAGCCGAATTGCCGGGGTGGTCATGAACGCCAACCCCTTCACTAACGGTCACCGTTACCTGGTGGAACAGGCAAGTCGAGAAAACGACCATGTCTATGTTTTTGTGGTTAGCCAGGAGGCGTCACTCTTTACCTTTGACGAGCGCTTTAAGCTAGTCGAAGCGGGTTGCCACGACCTGACAAACGTCACGGTGGTGCCGGGCGACAGTTACATGGTTTCTTATGCCACCTTTCCGGCCTACTTTTTGAAGGATAACCAGGACGTCGCTCACTTTCAGGCGGCCCTCGATGCCCAGCTGTTCAAGCAGCAGGTCGCCGGTCCGCTAAATATTACCCGCCGTTACGTGGGCAGCGAGCCCTTCTCCAAAACAACTGATATTTACAACCAAGAATTAACTAGGGTTCTACCACCTGATGTTGAAGTTAAGATTATCGAGCGCGCTAGCAACGCCAACGATGATGTGATCTCGGCAACGAAGGTACGAGCAGCGATTGCTAATGATGAATTAGCGGTGGTGCAAAAATACGTTCCACAATCTACGCTCTCATTTGTTCAAAATAACTGGTCTGATCTCAGAGCACGCATTAAGGAAGGAAGTTTAGAATAA
- a CDS encoding LacI family DNA-binding transcriptional regulator produces the protein MASIRQIAKITGFSPATVSRVLNHDPQLAVKNSTRRSITQAAHQLGYQAGHLSQIAAMNLQQSQILVLQVPQDPTRTYFSTINQGIRDEAALHGLTIGKWLTIPDQAFSYRSAQKFQAVVLIGVFERTFLEQLYQYNQNLIIIDDHRYFANYDLVRNNYEAATAAVLNRLYQLGHRRIAFIGGSGYSLKKDGHHGDKITDIRTSAYQRWMQAHHLAAHTYETSWHAEEAARAMDEILQSSLRFDAVLTASDILAAGVYRATEQHQVAIPQSLAVASFDDSQQATRLTPALSSVRPHSYEMGKMAVRLALERLLEHRSVPVQTILPANFIERRSI, from the coding sequence ATGGCCAGTATCAGGCAGATTGCCAAAATCACGGGGTTTTCTCCGGCAACCGTCTCCCGGGTCCTCAACCACGACCCACAATTAGCCGTCAAGAATAGTACGCGGCGGTCCATCACCCAAGCAGCCCACCAACTGGGCTACCAGGCTGGGCACCTTTCACAGATTGCGGCAATGAACCTGCAGCAAAGCCAAATTCTCGTTCTCCAAGTACCACAGGATCCCACCCGCACCTACTTCTCTACCATCAACCAGGGGATTAGAGATGAGGCCGCATTGCACGGCCTGACCATCGGGAAGTGGCTAACCATCCCCGACCAGGCTTTCTCATACCGCAGCGCTCAAAAGTTCCAGGCCGTGGTCCTGATTGGCGTTTTTGAACGGACCTTTCTTGAGCAGCTTTACCAGTATAACCAGAATTTAATCATCATTGATGACCACCGTTACTTTGCCAATTATGACCTGGTCCGTAACAATTACGAAGCGGCCACTGCGGCAGTATTAAACCGGCTTTACCAGCTTGGCCACCGGCGAATTGCCTTTATTGGCGGCAGTGGGTACTCACTGAAGAAAGACGGCCACCACGGTGATAAAATTACTGATATCCGGACCAGTGCCTACCAAAGGTGGATGCAAGCTCACCACCTCGCGGCCCATACTTATGAGACCAGTTGGCACGCTGAGGAAGCGGCCCGGGCCATGGATGAAATCCTGCAGAGTTCCCTCCGATTTGACGCCGTCTTGACCGCCAGTGATATTTTAGCGGCGGGCGTTTACCGGGCGACCGAGCAGCACCAGGTTGCGATTCCACAATCCCTGGCGGTGGCCAGCTTTGATGACAGCCAGCAGGCCACCCGCTTAACACCGGCCCTTTCCTCTGTTCGGCCCCACAGCTATGAGATGGGAAAAATGGCGGTTCGACTTGCCCTGGAACGGCTGCTTGAGCACCGGAGTGTCCCCGTTCAGACAATTCTACCGGCTAACTTTATTGAACGTCGCAGCATTTAA
- the citD gene encoding citrate lyase acyl carrier protein, producing MDIKKTALAGTLESSDIQITLSKGDNGVNIDLDSSVEELYGDQIRKVITDTLAAYGIKNANVKAVDKGALDCVVKARTMAAAQRALETTDQPDWEVF from the coding sequence ATGGATATTAAGAAGACTGCATTAGCAGGAACTCTGGAATCATCCGATATCCAAATTACCCTGAGCAAGGGTGATAATGGGGTTAATATCGACCTTGATTCCTCGGTTGAAGAACTCTACGGCGATCAAATCCGCAAGGTGATCACTGATACTTTGGCAGCCTACGGGATTAAAAATGCCAACGTAAAAGCCGTTGATAAGGGCGCTTTGGACTGTGTTGTTAAGGCACGGACCATGGCTGCCGCACAACGGGCCCTAGAAACTACTGATCAACCAGACTGGGAGGTATTTTAA
- a CDS encoding helix-turn-helix transcriptional regulator, translated as MVKNKIKELRTACHLSQEQLAEKAQVSVRTIQRLEAGDDASISTLNLVAGALGVEVGDLFPHTDTSQEQEEKIQSADEQLQYQLQARHEEFRTFKHLYNAIFIIVMMAWGALFPLVHSDIYSSLMGVFWIGAWIIMVPLKKWLTIKRVDPKLDRKFPLTASRVDKNRQG; from the coding sequence ATGGTAAAAAATAAGATTAAGGAGTTGCGGACTGCTTGCCACTTGTCTCAGGAGCAGTTAGCAGAGAAGGCTCAGGTGTCAGTGAGAACAATTCAAAGACTGGAGGCCGGGGACGATGCCAGCATCTCAACTTTGAACCTGGTGGCCGGTGCGCTGGGGGTTGAGGTGGGCGACCTCTTCCCGCACACCGATACCAGCCAGGAGCAGGAGGAAAAGATTCAGTCAGCCGATGAGCAATTGCAGTACCAGCTTCAGGCCCGTCACGAAGAGTTCCGGACCTTTAAACACCTCTACAATGCCATTTTCATCATCGTAATGATGGCGTGGGGAGCATTGTTTCCACTGGTCCACAGTGATATATACTCTTCTTTAATGGGAGTGTTTTGGATTGGTGCCTGGATCATAATGGTGCCGCTGAAGAAATGGCTGACAATCAAGAGGGTTGACCCAAAACTTGACCGTAAGTTCCCGCTAACGGCCAGCCGGGTAGACAAGAATAGGCAGGGCTAA
- the citF gene encoding citrate lyase subunit alpha, with product MKNNVGREISDEILNSTNYKPFETTEIGHPTVHYTGHDVRVTKGDDKLVDSLDQVIKDNLKDGMTISFHHHFRNGDYVFNMVMDKIIKMGYKDLTLAPSSLTGVMNDKVIEAIKAGTITNITSSGMRGSLGEAVSHGLLKNPVIFRSHGNRARSIENGNIKIDVAFLGVPNADRMGNANGMNGESALGSLGYALVDAQYANKVVLLTDTIVDYPNAPASIKQTQVDYVVKVDKVGDPDRIGSGATRFTKDPKELKIAKMVNDVIVNSPYFKNGFSFQTGTGGASLAVTRFLRQSMLDNDIKASFTCGGTTSPIVKLLEEGLVKKVMDVQDFDKGAASSMKSNPGQTEIDGSWYADPDNKGAMVDQLDIAILSALEIDTDFNVNVLTGSNGVIRGAVGGHQDAGTAKMTIISAPLTRGRIATVVPAVNSITTPGSSIDVLVTEVGVAVNPARKDLIEAFKKAPSIPLVSIEELQKRAEGIVGKPKPIEYTDRTVALVEYRDGTLIDEVKQIKD from the coding sequence TTGAAAAATAATGTCGGTCGTGAAATCTCAGACGAAATTCTAAACTCAACGAACTACAAGCCATTCGAAACTACTGAAATCGGCCACCCAACTGTTCACTACACCGGCCACGATGTCCGGGTCACAAAGGGTGACGATAAGCTGGTTGACTCCTTGGACCAAGTTATTAAGGACAACCTGAAGGACGGCATGACCATTTCCTTCCACCACCACTTCCGTAACGGGGACTACGTCTTCAACATGGTGATGGACAAGATTATCAAGATGGGATACAAGGACTTAACTTTAGCACCATCTTCTCTGACCGGGGTCATGAATGACAAGGTAATCGAAGCCATCAAGGCTGGGACCATCACTAACATCACCAGTTCTGGAATGCGCGGCAGCCTAGGTGAAGCCGTTTCTCATGGTTTATTGAAGAATCCGGTAATTTTCCGTTCCCACGGTAACCGGGCTCGTTCGATTGAAAACGGTAATATCAAGATTGACGTGGCCTTCCTCGGTGTACCAAATGCTGACCGGATGGGGAACGCCAACGGGATGAACGGTGAATCCGCCCTTGGTTCTCTTGGTTACGCCTTAGTTGACGCCCAATACGCTAACAAGGTAGTTCTGCTGACTGATACCATCGTTGACTACCCAAACGCGCCGGCTTCCATCAAACAGACCCAAGTCGACTACGTTGTTAAGGTCGACAAAGTCGGTGACCCTGATCGGATCGGTAGTGGTGCGACCCGGTTCACTAAGGACCCGAAGGAATTGAAGATTGCCAAGATGGTTAACGACGTCATCGTCAACTCACCATACTTCAAGAACGGCTTCTCCTTCCAAACTGGTACTGGTGGTGCTTCACTGGCCGTTACCCGTTTCCTGCGTCAATCCATGTTGGACAACGATATCAAGGCTTCCTTCACTTGTGGTGGGACGACTTCACCAATTGTCAAGCTGCTTGAAGAAGGGCTGGTCAAGAAGGTTATGGACGTGCAAGACTTTGACAAGGGTGCCGCTTCCAGCATGAAGTCCAACCCAGGTCAAACCGAAATTGACGGTTCATGGTACGCTGACCCAGACAACAAGGGTGCGATGGTCGACCAACTAGACATTGCTATTCTGTCCGCTTTGGAAATTGATACCGACTTTAACGTCAACGTGCTGACCGGTTCTAACGGTGTTATCCGTGGGGCCGTTGGTGGTCACCAAGACGCCGGTACTGCCAAGATGACGATTATCTCTGCCCCACTGACCCGTGGACGGATTGCCACGGTTGTTCCTGCCGTTAACTCCATCACCACTCCAGGTTCATCCATTGATGTCCTGGTTACCGAAGTTGGGGTTGCTGTTAACCCGGCCCGGAAGGACTTAATTGAAGCCTTCAAGAAGGCCCCAAGCATTCCGCTGGTTTCAATCGAAGAACTGCAAAAACGGGCTGAAGGCATCGTTGGTAAGCCAAAGCCAATCGAATACACCGACCGGACTGTTGCCCTGGTTGAATACCGTGACGGGACCTTGATTGACGAAGTAAAGCAAATCAAGGACTAG
- a CDS encoding transposase has product MQIINHFSTENDSQNIISHFLSLIGLAKLTHRVNFKRHSLCSLKMIVAWLMTAHFERLSINRAHPDCHFTPRTARNVLNDGRINWQKLVCLVAIQLIRILTPFIDGRRRLALVLDDTLLARRWSQKTELLAKTYDHDKHEYVNGYRGLTLGWSDGNTFLPINFALMSTHQPANLIGCLAQITDQRQIAGQRRAQAQRPMNQVALELIRQAQTLGVSAKYVLFDSWYSSPKMFWQLAQLQLFGVGMLKRSAKVYYRYRGRHYSIKGLYQRLAASKMNCRHHYLYSSVIQAQYHGHQFPLKVVFVSKKGHRQDYLVLATTNLAMRPEEIIQLYGRRWQIETYFKAAKQYLALNRSQIQSYDGQCGYIAVTMITYDLLAWQERLNTDDRTIGGLFYIMNQALPDIRFMDALVYLFHELGRAELSLTDHIDDIINRFIAQLPITIQKALNTGI; this is encoded by the coding sequence ATGCAAATTATAAACCATTTCAGTACTGAAAACGATTCTCAAAACATTATTTCTCACTTCTTAAGCCTAATTGGTCTAGCTAAGCTAACTCACAGGGTGAATTTTAAGCGTCACTCATTATGTTCATTGAAAATGATCGTAGCTTGGTTAATGACAGCTCATTTTGAGCGTCTTTCGATCAATCGTGCTCATCCAGATTGCCATTTTACCCCAAGAACGGCACGGAATGTTTTGAATGATGGCCGTATTAACTGGCAGAAATTAGTCTGTTTAGTAGCGATTCAATTAATTCGCATCTTAACCCCGTTTATTGATGGTCGACGTCGTTTGGCATTAGTGCTTGATGATACTCTGTTAGCACGTCGTTGGTCCCAAAAGACTGAATTATTAGCCAAGACCTATGACCACGATAAGCACGAGTATGTAAATGGTTACCGTGGCTTAACTCTCGGTTGGAGTGATGGTAATACTTTTTTGCCTATTAATTTTGCTTTAATGTCAACTCACCAGCCTGCTAATCTGATTGGATGCTTAGCGCAGATTACTGACCAACGTCAAATTGCCGGTCAAAGAAGGGCTCAAGCTCAACGCCCAATGAACCAAGTGGCTCTAGAATTGATTAGACAAGCGCAAACACTAGGCGTGTCAGCTAAATACGTCCTTTTTGATTCTTGGTACAGTTCGCCGAAGATGTTTTGGCAACTCGCTCAGCTTCAGCTTTTTGGTGTGGGTATGCTCAAACGCAGCGCAAAAGTCTATTATCGATATCGTGGTCGTCACTATAGCATTAAGGGTCTTTATCAACGTTTAGCAGCTTCTAAAATGAATTGTCGGCATCACTATCTTTACAGCAGTGTCATTCAAGCCCAATATCATGGCCATCAGTTTCCGCTAAAAGTGGTTTTTGTATCCAAAAAGGGGCACCGTCAGGACTACCTAGTTTTAGCGACCACTAACTTAGCTATGCGGCCAGAAGAAATCATTCAATTGTACGGACGCCGCTGGCAAATTGAGACCTATTTCAAAGCTGCTAAGCAGTATTTAGCTCTTAATCGATCACAAATTCAAAGTTACGACGGTCAATGTGGTTATATTGCCGTCACCATGATTACTTATGACTTATTGGCTTGGCAAGAACGACTTAATACTGATGATCGCACAATTGGTGGACTCTTTTACATTATGAATCAAGCACTGCCAGATATTCGTTTTATGGACGCATTGGTCTACTTATTTCATGAACTGGGTCGAGCTGAGCTCAGCCTAACTGATCACATTGATGACATCATTAATCGATTCATAGCTCAGTTGCCAATAACGATCCAAAAAGCATTGAATACTGGCATCTAA
- a CDS encoding cupin domain-containing protein codes for MGLSKAISSYFDQLIYAIGNYHYNWHPAIELLLVIQGQIIVNVDGHQYQLAPADMVLINANQGHATLV; via the coding sequence ATGGGTCTTTCAAAAGCAATCAGTTCTTATTTTGACCAACTTATTTACGCCATTGGTAACTACCACTACAACTGGCATCCCGCAATCGAGCTATTACTGGTGATTCAGGGACAGATAATTGTCAACGTTGACGGTCACCAGTACCAGCTTGCCCCAGCTGACATGGTCCTCATTAACGCCAACCAGGGGCATGCTACTTTGGTATGA